The Amycolatopsis sp. DG1A-15b genome window below encodes:
- the lepB gene encoding signal peptidase I: protein MAEPVSQNAPEDDPDRFEEGKPRLSRSEERGGSRRRRAEPAKKRSFWKELPILLVIALVLTILIQTFLAKVFMIPSGSMEATLHGCPGCTGDRILVDRVTYDFTEPSPGDVIVFKGPATWDNEIAPQESSNIVVQSLRGLGSLVGFAPPDERDFVKRIIAVGGQTVQCCDTHGRVVVDGKGLDEPYVHWDNPSNQTEQPFDPVKVPAGMVWVMGDNRNNSKDSRFQGGGGVNGAVPVDNIIGKARIIVLPPSRWGGITDHNPQQPVALGAPAWQSGLPLGAGVAAAWPALFLGRKLKSGLRRAAGQKP from the coding sequence GTGGCCGAACCCGTGTCCCAGAACGCTCCCGAGGATGACCCCGATCGCTTCGAGGAGGGCAAGCCCCGGCTGTCCCGATCCGAGGAGCGCGGGGGATCCCGCCGGCGGCGAGCCGAGCCCGCCAAGAAACGGTCGTTCTGGAAGGAACTGCCGATCCTGCTCGTGATCGCCCTGGTGCTCACGATCCTGATCCAGACATTCCTCGCGAAGGTCTTCATGATCCCCTCGGGATCGATGGAGGCCACTCTGCACGGGTGTCCCGGGTGCACCGGCGACCGGATCCTGGTCGACCGGGTCACCTACGACTTCACCGAACCCTCCCCGGGTGACGTGATCGTGTTCAAGGGCCCGGCGACGTGGGACAACGAGATCGCGCCGCAGGAGTCGAGCAACATCGTCGTCCAGAGCCTGCGCGGTCTCGGCTCGCTGGTCGGGTTCGCCCCGCCGGACGAGCGCGACTTCGTCAAGCGGATCATCGCGGTCGGCGGCCAGACCGTCCAATGCTGCGACACCCACGGCAGGGTCGTCGTGGACGGCAAGGGGCTCGACGAGCCGTACGTCCACTGGGACAATCCGTCCAACCAGACGGAGCAGCCCTTCGACCCGGTCAAGGTCCCCGCCGGGATGGTCTGGGTCATGGGCGACAACCGCAACAACTCCAAGGACTCGCGGTTCCAGGGTGGCGGCGGCGTGAACGGGGCGGTTCCGGTGGACAACATCATCGGCAAGGCGCGGATCATCGTCCTGCCGCCGAGCCGGTGGGGCGGGATCACCGACCACAACCCGCAGCAGCCGGTGGCGCTGGGTGCGCCCGCCTGGCAGAGCGGCCTCCCGCTCGGCGCCGGGGTTGCGGCGGCCTGGCCGGCGTTGTTCCTGGGGCGCAAGCTCAAGTCCGGACTGCGCCGGGCGGCCGGGCAAAAACCCTAG
- a CDS encoding serine hydrolase domain-containing protein has translation MQTTRRSVFGLFGAAAGLLATGVPGDATPSGAVSRDLLPGGRFDRFVAERAAAGQFSGAVLLAHRGNPVLTRFHGPAKPGFPNASSTRFDLASITKCLTAVAVTQLAQQGAVAFHQPLGTYLDGFPADVSRATVHQLLTHTAGVGRPGLTNQRPADEDTWDSVDDVWQGMAAYLRTLPLRFTPGSQFGYSNDGYFVLGAIVAAVSGLSFYDYIRQHVFARAGMTNSAFFAKPQIRADDSIALGYATQPGGTRVDATTLPGFPYVGGPFTGAYCTARDLLRFAVALHGGGLLNPAFTNLATTGKQAVSPADLPQGQFYGYGQVEAIAGAHRIVGHTGGGPGRSNNLDVFPDAGWVAVVLGNYDTSVRPIVDLARQLIVSQGLGSE, from the coding sequence ATGCAAACCACACGAAGGTCTGTCTTCGGGCTGTTCGGCGCCGCCGCCGGTCTGCTCGCCACCGGCGTCCCCGGCGACGCGACCCCGTCCGGCGCCGTGTCGCGCGATCTGTTGCCCGGCGGCAGGTTCGACCGGTTCGTCGCCGAGCGGGCCGCGGCCGGCCAGTTCTCCGGCGCGGTCCTGCTGGCCCACCGGGGCAACCCGGTGCTGACCAGGTTCCACGGGCCGGCCAAACCGGGCTTCCCCAACGCATCGAGCACCCGCTTCGACCTCGCGTCGATCACCAAGTGCCTCACAGCGGTGGCCGTCACACAGCTCGCACAGCAGGGCGCGGTGGCCTTCCACCAGCCGCTCGGCACCTATCTCGACGGGTTCCCCGCCGACGTCTCCCGCGCGACCGTGCACCAGCTGCTGACGCACACCGCGGGCGTCGGCCGGCCCGGTCTGACCAACCAACGACCGGCCGACGAGGACACGTGGGACAGCGTCGACGATGTGTGGCAGGGTATGGCGGCCTACCTGCGCACGTTGCCATTGCGGTTCACGCCGGGCAGCCAGTTCGGCTACAGCAACGACGGCTACTTCGTGCTCGGTGCCATCGTCGCCGCGGTGTCCGGGCTGTCCTTCTACGACTACATACGCCAACACGTGTTCGCCCGGGCCGGTATGACCAACTCGGCTTTCTTTGCAAAGCCTCAGATCCGCGCCGACGACAGCATCGCCCTGGGCTACGCGACCCAACCCGGTGGCACGCGCGTCGACGCCACCACCCTGCCGGGATTCCCGTACGTCGGCGGCCCGTTCACCGGTGCGTACTGCACCGCGCGGGATCTGCTCCGCTTCGCCGTCGCCCTGCACGGCGGCGGGTTGCTGAACCCCGCGTTCACCAACCTGGCCACCACCGGCAAACAGGCCGTGAGTCCGGCCGACCTGCCACAGGGGCAGTTCTACGGGTACGGCCAGGTCGAGGCAATCGCGGGAGCGCACCGCATAGTGGGACACACGGGCGGCGGCCCCGGCCGATCGAACAACCTCGACGTGTTCCCGGACGCCGGCTGGGTCGCCGTCGTGCTCGGCAACTACGACACCAGCGTCCGGCCGATCGTCGATCTCGCCCGTCAGCTGATCGTGAGCCAAGGACTCGGTTCAGAGTGA
- the dacB gene encoding D-alanyl-D-alanine carboxypeptidase/D-alanyl-D-alanine-endopeptidase, which translates to MNQHSRRTVLGAAAVATAGLLSTRAAAHAEPALTARIQKIITRPELAGSRWGMRFHVHNTDEPVYALNPGQRFLPASSLKVFIAGSAFDALGPSHRFRTRVNAHGPVRRGVLDGDLVLVAAGDLVLGPRLRPHGTIALPDPDHTYGSATGPIPGDPLQQLRELARQVRLRGVRRVAGRVRVDASLFRQGQEDIFNGLGPIPVSPMMVNDNVVDVVVTPGRAELRRWPETSYVTVINEVTTVDRPARRLTFTPVATNPDGTQVVRLTGDIQAGGQPVACPYFVPDPVRFAEIAFVQALTEAGVDIANERTGDGSRRLLAEHVSPPLAEQAKVMLKLSSNVHTVYFPYLVGAIAGRDADNAEAAGARLQAALFERAGLEPVDPTSGTFSPDFFVQFLRHMARQRYFTAYRDAMAILGRDGTLTDTTPGSPAAGRTFAKTGTGFLGTELHKALAGYLVLPDGRLVVFSQLMDMTVGSAAEAMALQDRAGVAQADVVTAVYESLTR; encoded by the coding sequence ATGAACCAGCACTCACGCAGAACCGTGCTCGGCGCCGCCGCGGTCGCCACCGCCGGTCTGCTGTCCACTCGAGCCGCCGCCCACGCAGAACCCGCACTCACCGCACGGATACAGAAGATCATCACCCGGCCCGAGCTGGCCGGGTCGCGCTGGGGCATGCGGTTCCACGTTCACAACACGGACGAGCCGGTCTACGCGCTGAACCCGGGCCAGCGGTTCCTGCCCGCGTCCTCGCTCAAGGTCTTCATCGCGGGGTCGGCCTTCGACGCGCTCGGACCTTCGCACCGGTTCCGGACCCGGGTGAACGCTCACGGTCCCGTCCGCCGTGGCGTTCTCGACGGCGACCTGGTCCTGGTGGCCGCCGGCGACCTCGTGCTCGGGCCCCGGCTCCGGCCACACGGCACGATCGCGCTGCCGGACCCGGACCACACCTACGGGAGCGCGACCGGGCCCATCCCGGGCGACCCCCTCCAGCAACTTCGCGAGCTCGCCCGTCAGGTGCGGCTTCGCGGTGTCCGGCGCGTCGCCGGCCGGGTTCGGGTGGACGCCTCGCTGTTCCGGCAGGGACAGGAAGACATCTTCAACGGCCTCGGCCCGATCCCGGTATCTCCCATGATGGTCAACGACAACGTCGTCGACGTGGTCGTGACGCCTGGTCGCGCCGAGTTGCGGAGATGGCCGGAGACCTCTTACGTCACCGTGATCAACGAGGTCACGACGGTCGACCGGCCGGCGCGGCGGTTGACGTTCACACCGGTCGCCACCAACCCAGACGGCACGCAGGTCGTGCGGCTCACCGGTGACATCCAGGCCGGCGGTCAGCCTGTCGCGTGTCCGTACTTCGTGCCGGATCCGGTCCGCTTTGCCGAGATCGCCTTCGTACAGGCGCTGACCGAGGCAGGCGTCGACATCGCGAACGAGAGAACCGGGGACGGGTCGCGCCGCCTGCTCGCCGAGCACGTGTCACCGCCGCTGGCGGAGCAGGCGAAGGTCATGCTCAAGCTGAGCTCCAACGTGCACACCGTGTACTTTCCCTACCTCGTCGGCGCGATCGCCGGGCGCGACGCCGACAACGCCGAGGCCGCGGGCGCACGTCTCCAGGCGGCGTTGTTCGAGCGGGCCGGCCTCGAGCCGGTCGACCCGACGAGCGGCACGTTCAGCCCGGACTTCTTCGTCCAGTTCCTGCGGCACATGGCGCGGCAGCGGTACTTCACCGCGTACCGCGACGCGATGGCGATCCTGGGCCGGGACGGCACGCTCACCGACACCACGCCCGGCTCTCCCGCCGCCGGCCGCACGTTCGCCAAGACCGGCACGGGCTTCCTCGGCACCGAGCTGCACAAGGCGCTGGCCGGCTACCTCGTCCTGCCGGACGGGCGGCTGGTGGTGTTCTCGCAGCTCATGGACATGACGGTCGGATCGGCGGCGGAAGCCATGGCACTACAGGACCGTGCCGGTGTCGCTCAGGCTGACGTCGTCACCGCTGTCTACGAATCGCTTACCAGGTAA
- a CDS encoding response regulator transcription factor, with translation MRVLVIEDDAELAETIGAGLRREQMAVDVVFDGATGLEHAQTAGYDVIVLDRDLPGLHGDDVCARLVADGCRGRVLMLTAAATIEDRVDGLGLGADDYLPKPFAFAELVARLRALFRRAQPAVPPVLAHAGLVLDPSRRAAGRDGRPLDLGPKEFGVLELLLAAQGRIVPAEELLERVWDQMADPFTTAVKVTVSRLRRKLGDPPVIETVPQAGYRIGP, from the coding sequence GTGCGAGTACTGGTGATCGAGGACGACGCAGAGTTGGCCGAGACGATCGGGGCGGGGTTGCGTCGCGAACAGATGGCCGTGGACGTGGTGTTCGACGGCGCGACCGGTTTGGAGCACGCGCAGACGGCCGGCTACGACGTGATCGTGCTCGACCGCGACCTGCCCGGCCTGCACGGCGACGATGTGTGCGCGCGACTCGTGGCGGACGGGTGCCGAGGCAGGGTGCTGATGCTGACGGCCGCGGCGACGATCGAGGACCGCGTCGACGGCCTCGGCCTCGGCGCCGACGACTACCTGCCGAAACCGTTCGCGTTCGCCGAGCTGGTGGCGCGGCTGCGCGCGTTGTTCCGGCGCGCCCAGCCCGCCGTGCCGCCGGTGCTGGCACACGCCGGCCTGGTGCTCGACCCGTCGCGCCGCGCCGCCGGCCGCGACGGCCGTCCGCTGGACCTCGGGCCCAAGGAGTTCGGCGTGTTGGAGCTGTTGCTGGCCGCGCAGGGCCGGATCGTGCCGGCGGAGGAACTGCTGGAACGGGTGTGGGACCAGATGGCCGACCCGTTCACGACCGCGGTGAAAGTGACCGTCAGCCGGCTGCGCCGAAAACTGGGCGACCCGCCGGTCATCGAGACCGTGCCGCAGGCCGGCTACCGGATCGGGCCGTGA
- a CDS encoding HAMP domain-containing sensor histidine kinase translates to MKRGTVRWRLTFVYSGLFLLSGAALLVITYLLVAGGFPVIRLQDAPDGDGIVRLCAQPDGSVATDGDFTACAEKARALMTTQQGETVRRLVLRSGAALAIMTVVSVGLGWIMAGRVLRPLRTITAAARDISAGDLHQRLAMTGRQDEMKELGDTLDGLLARLEAAFDAQRQFVANASHELRTPLTRQRTLLEVALADPIPTTTGLQTVCRRVLAAGEQQERLIEALLTLARSERGLDRREPLDLRAITGSVVEARLAEAQARSVSVNTDLVPAPVLGDARLAERMVANLVDNAIRHNFPGGTVTITTGAGTATVTNTGPMIPADELDQLFQPFTRLTGERVAAPDGLGLGLPIVAAIVAAHEGHLDARPLPTGGLTVTVRLWADAAGE, encoded by the coding sequence GTGAAGCGCGGAACGGTGCGGTGGCGGCTCACCTTCGTCTACAGTGGACTTTTCCTGCTGTCCGGTGCCGCACTGCTCGTCATCACCTACCTGTTGGTGGCAGGTGGTTTCCCGGTCATCCGGCTTCAGGACGCGCCGGACGGCGACGGGATCGTGCGGCTCTGCGCGCAACCGGACGGTTCGGTGGCCACCGACGGCGACTTCACGGCCTGCGCGGAGAAAGCACGCGCGTTGATGACGACGCAGCAGGGCGAGACGGTGCGCCGGCTGGTCCTGCGGTCCGGCGCCGCGCTCGCGATCATGACGGTGGTGTCCGTCGGGTTGGGCTGGATCATGGCCGGACGGGTGCTGCGTCCACTGCGGACCATCACCGCGGCCGCCCGTGACATCTCCGCGGGCGATCTGCACCAGCGACTCGCGATGACCGGCCGGCAGGACGAGATGAAGGAACTGGGGGACACGTTGGACGGATTGCTGGCCAGGCTGGAGGCGGCGTTCGACGCGCAACGCCAGTTCGTGGCCAACGCCTCGCATGAACTGCGCACCCCGTTGACCCGTCAGCGAACCCTGCTGGAGGTGGCGCTGGCCGACCCGATCCCGACCACCACCGGCTTGCAGACCGTGTGCCGCCGCGTGCTCGCGGCAGGCGAGCAACAAGAACGACTCATCGAAGCGCTCCTGACCTTGGCCCGCAGCGAACGCGGTCTCGATCGCCGGGAACCCCTCGACCTGCGGGCAATCACCGGCTCGGTCGTCGAAGCTCGCCTCGCGGAGGCGCAAGCGCGATCGGTCAGCGTCAACACCGACCTGGTACCCGCCCCGGTCCTGGGCGACGCCCGCCTGGCCGAGCGCATGGTGGCCAACCTGGTGGACAACGCGATCCGCCACAACTTCCCGGGCGGCACGGTCACCATCACGACCGGCGCCGGTACCGCCACCGTGACCAACACGGGCCCGATGATTCCTGCCGACGAGTTGGACCAACTGTTCCAGCCCTTCACCCGGCTGACCGGCGAACGCGTCGCCGCCCCCGACGGCCTCGGCCTGGGGCTCCCCATCGTCGCCGCGATCGTCGCCGCCCACGAGGGTCACCTCGACGCCCGCCCGCTGCCCACCGGCGGCCTGACCGTGACCGTCCGGCTCTGGGCTGATGCTGCTGGCGAGTAG
- a CDS encoding histidine kinase has translation MRLGVSLAGLGGIVYGIDARTPGLGLHGQALAVLICVVVACLGWLVRTVTVYLDNRHRTLTATAAGGALVTAGGLLMSIAPMPPALALAGMGAFTAAVELTPALATTLTAAGVLVAAVGTATINHQWVAFAGYSGGLVAITLAGFNRRQYKQRLVQAEQLLTQTRIATAAETRAAALDERTRIAREIHDVLAHSLGAVAVQLDAADALLEADTDTPRARHHVQRARHLAVDGLTETRRAIGALRNDAPPLGDQLSALVADHHNDTATLTIFGEPRPLPANAALTIYRTAQEGLSNARKHAPGQPVTLHVHYHHDNVAVTITNPTSTTADGSTLGATGGSYGLPGLAERATLLGGTLIAGQDATDWSLQLRLPT, from the coding sequence GTGCGGCTGGGTGTAAGCCTGGCCGGACTCGGCGGCATCGTCTACGGCATCGACGCCCGCACACCGGGATTGGGTCTTCACGGTCAGGCACTGGCCGTGCTGATCTGCGTCGTGGTCGCATGCCTGGGCTGGCTGGTCAGGACCGTCACCGTATATCTCGACAATCGGCACCGCACCCTCACCGCGACCGCCGCCGGCGGGGCGCTGGTCACCGCAGGTGGCCTGCTCATGAGCATCGCCCCCATGCCCCCGGCGCTGGCCCTGGCCGGTATGGGGGCGTTCACCGCAGCCGTGGAGCTGACACCCGCACTGGCCACGACCCTGACCGCCGCCGGCGTCCTCGTCGCGGCCGTCGGCACCGCGACGATCAACCACCAGTGGGTGGCCTTCGCCGGCTACTCCGGCGGACTCGTGGCGATCACCCTCGCGGGATTCAACCGCCGCCAGTACAAACAACGCCTCGTCCAGGCCGAGCAACTGCTCACCCAAACCCGCATCGCCACCGCCGCCGAAACCCGGGCCGCCGCACTGGACGAACGCACCCGCATCGCCCGCGAGATCCACGACGTGCTCGCGCACTCCCTTGGCGCAGTGGCCGTGCAACTCGACGCCGCCGACGCACTCCTCGAGGCCGACACCGACACACCACGAGCCCGACACCACGTCCAACGCGCCCGGCACCTGGCCGTGGACGGTCTCACCGAAACCCGCCGCGCCATCGGCGCGCTACGCAACGACGCCCCACCTCTTGGCGACCAACTCTCCGCGTTGGTCGCCGACCACCACAACGACACCGCCACACTCACCATCTTCGGCGAGCCCCGCCCGCTACCGGCGAACGCCGCCCTCACTATCTACCGCACCGCGCAGGAAGGCCTCAGCAATGCGCGCAAACACGCCCCCGGCCAGCCGGTGACCCTGCACGTGCACTACCACCACGACAACGTCGCAGTCACCATCACCAACCCCACCAGCACCACCGCCGACGGGAGCACACTCGGCGCTACCGGCGGCAGCTACGGGCTGCCCGGGCTGGCCGAGCGCGCCACCCTGCTCGGGGGCACACTCATCGCAGGACAAGACGCAACCGACTGGAGCCTGCAGTTGCGGCTACCGACATGA
- a CDS encoding FAD-dependent oxidoreductase, which yields MTDVLIAGAGPTGLTLAIELARRGVDVRIVDRAGEHFPGSRGKGLTARTQEVLDDLGVADEVLHYGFRHLPHRRYLDGDLVAEADPHAQRTSTPDRPYDGGLLIPQWRIERILRARLAEDGVRVELAAGLAEFSQSANGVHAVLDTGERVAARYLVGCDGGRSTVRKALGVRFEGENGEQAMLLGDVELDGLEPDAWYQWTVRRRGFLALCPFRHERSWQLQAVPFSDFGAEGSLPEPSLPYFRRIVDDLAGGHGIRLSKASWLSTYRVNVRMADRFRVGRVLLAGDAAHVHPPAGGLGMNTGIQDAYNLGWKLAMVCSGARQSLLDSYEEERLPVASWTLGVSAEGLRRVAERFVNGGSTDIADGAPPDGQQLGLGYPASSLSVGGDAGNGPRAGDRAPDAPCVDSSGTPRRLFDAFRGPHFTLLGFGESCAGPLQDVGTAHSGLIKPVSVGTPGSGADLVDVEGHARTAYGVTGETLVLVRPDGYLALRAPGASRTAVRDYLDRVGVSPSA from the coding sequence GTGACCGACGTCCTGATCGCGGGCGCCGGACCCACCGGGCTCACGCTGGCCATCGAGCTGGCCCGCCGGGGCGTCGACGTGCGCATCGTCGACCGAGCCGGCGAGCACTTCCCCGGTTCGCGCGGCAAGGGGCTCACCGCACGCACCCAGGAGGTGCTGGACGACCTCGGTGTCGCCGACGAGGTGCTGCACTACGGGTTCCGGCACCTGCCACACCGGCGGTACCTCGACGGCGACCTGGTTGCCGAGGCCGACCCGCACGCCCAGCGGACATCCACACCGGATCGGCCCTACGACGGCGGGCTGCTGATCCCGCAGTGGCGGATCGAGCGGATCCTGCGCGCCCGGCTCGCGGAGGACGGCGTGCGGGTGGAACTGGCCGCAGGCCTCGCCGAGTTCAGCCAGTCCGCGAACGGTGTGCATGCGGTGCTGGATACCGGCGAGCGGGTGGCTGCGCGCTACCTGGTCGGCTGCGACGGCGGCCGCAGCACCGTGCGCAAGGCACTCGGCGTGCGCTTCGAGGGCGAGAACGGGGAGCAGGCCATGCTGCTCGGGGACGTCGAGCTCGACGGGCTCGAACCGGACGCCTGGTACCAGTGGACCGTCCGCCGGCGCGGGTTCCTGGCCCTGTGCCCGTTCCGCCACGAGCGGTCGTGGCAACTGCAGGCCGTGCCGTTCAGCGACTTCGGCGCGGAGGGCAGCCTCCCCGAACCCTCGCTGCCGTACTTCCGGCGGATCGTGGACGATCTCGCCGGCGGGCACGGCATCCGGCTCTCGAAGGCAAGCTGGCTGTCCACGTACCGGGTGAACGTGCGGATGGCCGACCGGTTCAGGGTGGGCCGGGTGCTGCTGGCCGGCGACGCGGCGCACGTGCATCCGCCGGCCGGCGGCCTCGGCATGAACACCGGCATCCAGGACGCGTACAACCTCGGCTGGAAGCTCGCCATGGTGTGTTCCGGCGCGCGGCAGTCGCTGCTGGACAGCTACGAGGAGGAGCGGCTCCCGGTCGCCTCGTGGACGCTCGGCGTGAGTGCCGAGGGGCTGCGCAGGGTCGCGGAGCGGTTCGTCAACGGTGGCAGCACGGACATCGCGGACGGCGCGCCTCCGGACGGCCAGCAGCTCGGGCTCGGCTACCCGGCCAGCTCGCTGTCCGTCGGCGGCGACGCCGGGAATGGACCGCGCGCCGGTGATCGTGCGCCCGACGCGCCCTGCGTGGACAGCTCCGGCACGCCACGGCGGCTGTTCGACGCCTTCCGCGGCCCGCATTTCACCCTGCTCGGCTTCGGCGAGTCCTGCGCCGGTCCACTGCAGGACGTCGGCACCGCCCACAGTGGACTCATCAAGCCGGTGTCGGTCGGCACGCCGGGCAGCGGTGCCGATCTGGTGGACGTCGAGGGGCACGCGCGAACCGCGTACGGCGTCACCGGGGAGACCCTCGTCCTGGTGCGGCCTGATGGCTACCTCGCGCTGCGCGCACCCGGCGCGAGCAGGACTGCCGTGCGGGACTACCTGGACCGGGTCGGCGTCAGCCCGAGCGCTTGA